The genomic DNA GCCCCGAGGAAGCGTGCCGTAATCAGGCCGAGCACGTCGCCACGCACGATCCGGCCCACCTCATCGGCGATGAGAGGACGGTCGGCGTCGCCATCGGTGGTCACGAGCGCGTCGAAATCGCCCGAGGCCATCGCGTCGCGAATGAACGCGATATCCTCGGGCCGATGTGCCTCGGTGTCGATGGGCACGAAAGTCTCGGACCGGCCGATCGTCGTGACCTGTGCGCCGAAGCCGGTGAGCAGATCGGCCAGGAGATCGCGGGCGACGGAACTCTGCTGGTAGACCGCGATGCGCAGGCAAGCCAGCATCTCGGACGGGAATGCGTCGATATAACGGTGCTGGTAGCGGGCCAGGGCGCGGGGTTCGGGTGTGGCAGGGGTCCGTTCCGCCGACACGCCGGCGTGTGCGCCGCGGTCCAGAGCGGCCAAGATTGCCGCCTCGTCCGCCTTCGTGATCTCTCCGTCGGGCCGGTAGAATTTGAGTCCGTTGCGATCCTCCGGGATGTGGCTGCCCGTGATCATGACTGCCCAGGCGCCGCGCCGCATCGCCTCGAGGGCGAGGGCCGGTGTCGGGAGGGCGCCGCATTCGATCGCCGTGAAGCCCGTTGCCGCAGCGGCATCCGCCACCGTCGCGGCGATGCTCGGGCTACTGTCGCGCAGGTCCCGCCCGATCACGACTGCCCGGGGGGCTTCGCCCGACATGGAGCGGAAGAACGCGCTGGCATAGGCGTAGGCCGGCCCTCCGACGAGGTCCGTCACCAGACCCCTCAAGCCACTCGTACCGAATCTCAGGCTGCTCACGGCGGTTCCGTCAGTGTCGATTGAGTTGGGATCGATCACTGATGCCGCGAAACGCCGTGCATCACAACATCCCGCGACGGGAGCCGGGCTCGCGCACGGGGTCCTTCACGAAGGCGCCGCACGCGCCTCTGCGCAATACCGTTTACCCTCTCTTAACCATGACTCCAGCATTGAGTCCTACGAGCTCACCTCCAAGTTTCGGCTGTGGTCAGGATGCATTCGCAAGGTCTCGATCTCTCGAACGTGGTCAGTTTGACGATTGCCTTGTCGGAGCGTGTCGCCGAAACGCGGCGACTGGGGCACCTCGTGGCGGTCGATGAGATCGAGGCGATCGGGAACGTGGCCTCCTTTCTGCGCCAGAACCTCGACGAGTGGCCCCCTGAATTAAGCCGCGCGATCTGCGACGTGATCACAAGCTCGCCGCGCGGGCGAGGCCGTTCGCTGCTGCTTGTCGAGTACATCCAATCCGGTGCCTTCGATCAGCAGCAATCGGGGAAGCATACCATGCCGTTCGTGATGGATCTGTACCGTATCGTTCTGGGACGGGACGCGGAGGACGATGCGCTGCGGCATTGGTCTGCTCAGCTGAATGCGGGAAAGATCTCCCGGAGGCAACTTCTAGGGACCATCATCAGTTCAGAAGAATTCCGTGCGTCGCTGAATTAATCCAGAGCTGCCTATATTTGTTGTATGTAGGTCAATACATATGATCAAAATATTCGCGGCAATATGAGACCTTGCGAGGCTGTATTCGACAGAGCGCTAAAATATGTCACCCGCGCACAAGAATGTGTTGATAGAGTCGAGATATGGATCGATAGATCGAGCGCTGTCGCCTTTCGCGTGGGGGCTGTGCGTCTGAGATCTGCCTGGGCGGATAGGAGCGGCGGAATACCTTCATGCTGACCGTGACTCGGACGCCGCTTCGAATAAGCTTGTTCGGCGGCGGCACAGATTACCCGGAATATTTTGAGCGGGCGCCCGGAGCGGTCGTCGGTGCCGCTATTGATAAGTACATCATCATAGCTGCGCTGGATCTGATAGGGTGTCAGGATTATAATTATAGATTAAGCTACTCCCGCGTCGAGCACTGCGGGCACATCGACGAGATCGAGCATCCGGTGGTGCGAGAGGTGCTCAAATATTTCGACGTCAATCGACGGCTCGATATGAGCATCATCTCCGATTTGCCTGCGGCAGGTAGCGGTCTCGGTTCGTCCTCAGCGTTCACCGTGGGATTTCTGAGAACGATATACGCGATTCAAAATCAGAAACCTACGAAGATCGAACTCGCCAAGAAGGCGATACACGTCGAGCGCGAGATCCTGCGCGAGAACGTCGGCGTGCAGGACCAGCTCCACGCCGCCTTCGGCGGGATCAACCGGTTCGATTTCAGCGGCTCCGCCATACGGATCTCGCCCGTTCAGATGAGTTCTGCCGCCATTCAGCAACTCAACGCGTCGATGGTGCTGGTCCATACGGGCATCGCGCGGCGCGCGACGACGACGGTCGCCGCGCAGATCGCCGTGACGCGCGCGCGCGCGATCGACAAGGAATTGTCCGAACTCTACCGCCTCGTCGAGGAATGCGTCTCTCTGCTCGAAGCGGGGACGAGCGGCTGGCTCGCGCAGCTCGGCGAGATGCTCTCCGCCTCGTGGCTCATCAAGCGGACCCTGTCGCGTGAGGTCTCGAACGCGGTGCTCGACGATCTGTTCGAAGCGATCACCGCGTCGGGGGCTTACGGGGCGAAGCTATGCGGCGCGGGCGGGGGCGGTTTCTTCCTCGCTCTGATCGATCCCGATCGGCTTCCGGCCCTGATCGAGCGGGTCGCGCCGCTGTCCGTCGTTCCGATCGGCATCGACGTCGATGGGTCCACCCTGATCTATCGCCAGACACGCTGAGCGGCGTCCTCACAAGCCGCAGCCCGGCCGCAGCCGAGCCGCGGACCTATCGCGATGAGAGGCAACGATGCGAATTCTGATCACCGGCGGCGCGGGCTACATCGGGACGATCCTGGTGCCGATGCTTCTGGAGCGCGGGCATCACGTGACGGTGCTCGACACGTTCAAGTCCGGCGCCCCGGACCTGTTCTCGGCCTGCCAGTACGATACGTTCGAGCCGATCAAGGGTGACGCGCGCGACACGCGCATCCTGGACGAGCTGATCCCGAAGCACGACGTGCTCATCCCCCTCGCGGCCCTGGTCGGCGCGCCCCTGTGTAAGGAGGACGCGATCGGCGCCACGACGCTCAACCGCGACGCCGTGCTGGCGCTGGCGCAGCGCGCGGGCGGCGAGCAGAGGATCGTCTACCCGACGACCAACTCGGGCTACGGCGTCGGCGAGGCCGGCAAGTTCTGCACCGAGGACTCGCCCCTGCGGCCGATCTCTCTCTACGGCACCACCAAGGTGGAGGCCGAGAAGGCCGTGCTGGACAGCGGGCGCGGCGTCAGCCTGCGTCTCGCGACGGTGTTCGGCATGGCGCCGCGCATGCGGCTCGACCTCCTCGTCAACGACTTCACCCACCGCGCCGTGACCGACCGGGCGCTCCTGGTCTTCGAGGGCCACTTCAAGCGCAACTACATCCACATCCGCGACGTCGCCAAAGGCTTCATCCACGCGATGGACAATTTCGACCGGATGCGCGGCGAGGCGTACAATCTCGGCCTGTCGAGCGCCAACCTGTCGAAGCTGGAGCTCTGCGAGCGCATCAAGGCGCACGTTCCGAACTTCGTCTACGTCGAGGCCCCGATCGGCGAGGACCCGGACAAGCGCGACTACATCGTGTCCAACGAGAAGCTGGAGGCGACCGGCTGGTTCCCCGATTTCGACCTCGACCGGGGCATCAAGGAGCTGATCAAGGGCTTCCGGATGATCCGCAACTCGCGGTTCGCCAACGTTTGATCAGGATGGGCGGCCTGCAGCGAACGCGCCGCCGGTCCGCCCGACACGGCGGCCGACGCGGGAACGGACCGAGGTGATCATGAGCGCGATCGTCGATTTTCTCACGCGGACCCGTGACACCTTCCAGGCCGCCCTCGACGATTCCCGCTTCCACGCGACCCTCGCCGAGACCGCCGATCTCGTGACCGCGTCCCTGCGCGGCGGCGGCAAGCTCCTGACGATCGGCAACGGCGGCAGCGCCGCCGACGCGCAGCACATCGCGGGCGAGTTCGTCTCGCGGCTCTACTACGACCGGGCGCCGGCCGCGGCCGTGGCGCTGACCACCGACACCTCGGTGATCACCGCGATCGGCAACGATTACGGCTACGAGCACGTGTTCGAGCGGCAGGTTCTGGCCCTCGGGCGGCCGGGCGATGTCCTGCTCGCGCTCTCCACGTCGGGGCGGTCGCCGAGCGTGCTGAAGGCGATGGACGCGGCCCGCGGCCTGGGTCTGCGGGTCGTCGCCTTCACGGGCGCGACGGGCGGGGCGATGCCCGAGCGGGCGGATGTCTGCCTGCACGCGCCGTCGGACGCCACGCCGCTGATCCAGCAGATCCACATCACTGCCGCGCACATCGTCTGCGGCCTCGTCGAGGAAAGCCTGTTCCCGCGCGGGACGGCAGCGTGAGGGACGGCCTGTGACCGAGCCAGAGTGGAAGGGTGGAGGCCCCGTCCGGCAAGCCATGATCCTGTGCGGCGGCTTCGGCACGCGCCTCGGCGCGCTGACCTCGGCCATGCCCAAGCCGCTGCTGCCGGTATCGGGTGAGCCGTTCCTGGACGTGCTGCTGTTCGAACTCGGCCGCCACGGCATCACCGAGATCGTGCTGCTGGCCTCGTTCCACAGCGAGAAGATCCGCGCCTACGCCGCCGACAACCTGGTCGCGCGACGCTTCGGCATGACGCTGCGGGTCTCGGTCGAGCCGGAGCAGGCCGGGACCGGGGGCGCCGTCATGCACGCCCTTCCCGAGGCCCACGCGACCTTTCTCCTGCTGAACGGCGACTCGTGGTTCGACGTGAACCTGCTGTCCTTGGCCGCCATGGCGGCGCGTCACCCCGATGCGGCGATGGTCCTGTCGCTCCGCCGGGTGGCGGACGCCGCGCGCTACGGCGTCGCGCTCCTCGACGGCGTCCGGATCACAGCCTTCCTCGAGCGGCCGCCTGAGCCGGGACCCGGTCTCGTCAACGCCGGCGTCTATTTGGTGCGCCGCGATGCACTCACCGACCTGCCACCGGCCTGCTCACTGGAACGGGACGTCCTGCCCGCGCTGGTCGCCGAGGGCCGCGTGGTCGGCGAGGCCCATGACGGCTACTTCCTCGATATCGGCGTGCCCGAGAGCTACGCCCGGGCCCAGGAAGAGATCCCGGCCCGTCGGAGGAGACCGGCCGCCTTCCTCGATCGCGACGGCGTTCTCAATCACGACCACGGGCATGTCGGTTCCGTGGACCGGTTCCAGTGGATGGCGGGCGCGCGCGATGCCGTCCGCGCGCTGAATGATGCCGGCTACTTCGTGTTCGTCGTCACGAACCAGGCGGGGGTCGCCCGTGGCTTCTACACCGAGGCCGACGTCGCCCGTCTGACCGCCTGGATGCGGGACGACCTGCGCGAGGCCGGCGCGCATATCGATGATCTCCGCTACTGCCCCTATCATCCGGACGGGACGGTCGAGGCCTACAGGGCGGTCCACGGATGGCGAAAGCCCGAGCCCGGCATGATCCTCGACCTGATGGCCCATTGGGACATCGACCGTGTGCGCAGCTTCCTGGTCGGCGATCAGGAAACGGATCTCGCCGCCGGCCGTGCGGCGGGGCTCGCCGTGCATCACTTCAGGTCGCACGACCTGCTTGCCTTCCTGCGGGAGGTCGCGCTGACGGGGTAGGAAGGGGCCCAGGAGGTGTGGGTCCTCGCCGGGGCGCTTCGCCGTCCGGCACGCTCAGTCGTGCGACTGGATCGAGAGTTCCGCTTCCGCGGCCTCGCGCATGGCGCGATCCCAGTCGAGCTTGCGCTTGGGCGGAGTCTCGCGCTCCGCGTCCGTCGCTTTCCGATCTCGCGGAGCGACGATCTTGATGTCGTACTCGGGCACGCTTCGATCCGCTCTTTAACCGACGATTAATCGTATTGGCGGAACGCGCGGGTCTTGTCAGCGGTTCAATGCGTCGATCCACAATCCGGTGACGGCGCTCATCCGGTGCCGGACAGGCCGATCAGGATCATGGCGGCGTGCACGGCTCCGACGATGGCGCCCGACTGGGCGAGCTTTAAGGCCTCGGCCCGCGGTACGCGCACGACGGCGATGTCCTCGCCGGGATCCGGCTGCGCCGGCCCGGCCGCTGTCACGCGCGCGCGGACGAGATGCATGCGGTTGGCGTAGCGGGCCGGATCCGCATTCAGGGTGACCACGTGCTCGGCATCCGCGAAGATGTAGCCGGTCTCCTCGCGCATCTCGCGCTCGGCGGCCGCGAGGATATCGGGGTCGGCGGGGTCGATGGCCCCGCCCGGAAGCTCCAGGCTCGGGCCTCCATGAGCGTGGCGGTACTGGCGTACGAGGATGACCTGATCGGCCGCGTCGATGCCCAGCACGAGCGCGATGTGCGGCGTCTCGAGCACGTAATAGGGATCGACGATGTGACCCGACGGCGTCACGCAGTCGTCGGCACGGAGACCGAGCCAGCGATCCTTCATGACGTGGTGGGATTTGCGGACTGTCCAACTCGGTGTCGAGATCATTGCTTTCTGCGGACCCGGGGTTTGTGCTTACGGATATCCCCCACGGTCATTGTGGATCTTCGCCGCTGAAGGACATGCGCGATGGCAAAACTGTCTCGTCTTTCGGCTCTGACTTCGATCGAGCTGCGACCGCGCGTTGCGCTGCCCTCGCCCAGCCGATAAGCCTCGCGGGGTCGTAGAGCCTCGCGCCGCGGATGTCACAGGTCGTAGGATGACGGGAACGAAACTCGCCATGGCATGCCGCGTCTGCGACGGACGCGATGTCGAGCTGTTCCTCGACCTGACCGATCAGCCGCACTGCAACCGCCTGATCCCGCCGGACCTCGCGGACCGCCGCGAGCCGCATTTTCCCCTGCGCGCCGGCTTCTGCCACGACTGCACGCTCGTCCAGATCGATCACACGATCCCGAAGGAGAGCATGTTCAGCGACTACCCCTACGTCTCGGGCACGACGAAGACGCTGGTGGAGCATTTCCGCCAGACGGCGGCCCGGCTCGTGGAGCGGTACGACCTCGGACCGCAGGACCTCGTCGTCGACATCGGTAGCAACGACGGCACGTGGCTGCGGCAGTACGAGCCCTTCGGCCTGCGCCGCTGCGGCGTCGAGCCCGCCTCGAACGTGGTGGAACTGGCCCGCGCCGCCGGCGTGCCGACGCTGAACCGCTTCTTCAACGCGGAGACCGCCGAGATCGTCCGCGCGCAGGACGGGCCGGCGAGCCTGATCACCGCCGCCGGCGTCTTCTTCCACCTGGAGGAACTGCACAGCGTCGTGAAAGGCATCGTCACGCTGCTCAAGCCGGACGGCGTCTTCGTCGTGCAGGCGATCTACCTGGGCGGCATGATCGAGAACACCGCCTTCGATCAGATCTACCACGAGCACCTGTGCTACTACACGCTCCGCTCGCTGGAGCAGCTGTTCGCGCGCCACGGCCTGGAGGTCTTCGACGTCAGCGTCGTCCCGGTCCACGGCGGCTCCCTCGAGGCGCATGTCGGCTTCCCCGGCGCCCACCCGGTCAGCGACGCGGTGAAGCGCATGCGCGCCGACGAGGAGGCCCGCGGCTACGGCAAGTTTGAGACCTATGTCGGCTTCGCCGAGAACGTCCGGCGCCTGCAGGCGGCGCTGCTCGACCTGCTGGAGCGCATGCACGCCGAGGGGAAGACGGTCCACGCCTACGGTGCCCCGGCCAAGGGCGCGACGCTGCTCAACGCCTTCGGCATCGGCCCGCGTCTGGTCCAGTACGCGGCCGAGAAGAATCCGCTGAAGTTCGGCCGGCTGATCCCCGGCGCCCGCATCCCGATCGTCGAGGAGGGCAGCGTGCCCGCGCCCGACGCCTATCTGGTGCTCGCCTGGAACTTCATCGACGAGTTCCTGGCGCGCGAGCGCCGCTACCTCGAGAACGGCGGCGCCTTCATCGTTCCGGTGCCGGAACTCAAGGTGATCACCGCCGCCGACTTGCCGAAGGCGGTCTGAGCGTGGCTGCCGTCTCCCGATCCTCCTTGCCCGAGACCGTCGTCGTCGTCGGTGCGACCGGGTTCGTCGGCCGCAACCTCGTCGCGCATCTCGCCGACCGCGTGCCGCGGCTGATCGCGGTCAGCCCCTCCGGCCGCGCGGTGCCGGGGGCGCATGAGGCCGCGCGCTTCGATGCCCTGGAGGCGCTGTCGGTCCCCGCCGACGCGATCGTCGTCAACGTCGCCGCGCAGCGCTACGACGCCGACAAGTTCGAGACGGCGCAGAGCGACCTGCTGACCGGCAATGCCGAGATCGCCAACCGCCTCTACCGGTTCTGCCTGACGAAGGGCATCCGCGAGGTGCGCGCGGCCTCGAGCGTCGCGGTCTACCCGGCGGCCCTCGATCCCCTCGACGACGCGCAGGCTGTCGACCTCAACGCGCCGCCCAACCGGAACGAGGCCTTCTACGCGTGGTCGAAGCGCTGGTCGGAGGTGATCGCCGACCTCCACGCCGAGCGCTACGGGATCCACACGATCAGCTTCCGCCTGAGCAACCCCTACGGCCCCCACGACTCGACGGATCCGCGCAAGGCGCACGTCCTGCCGGCCTTCGTGATGCGCGCGCTCGCACCGGGGGAGCGCTTCGAGATCAAGGGCAACCCGCTGGTCGAGCGCGACTTCATCTACGTCGGCGACGTCGTCGACGTGTTCGCCCGCTCCCTCGAGATGCGGGAGACGAGCGACGCGCTCAACCTCTGCCGCGGCGAGACCATGACCCTGCTCGACCTTGCCCGCACCATCCTGGAGGTGGCGGGCGAGAATCGGCCGGTGCACGCCCCCGACACGGCGACCCACGGTGTGCTCGCCCGCCGCTCGACCAACCAGCGGCTGCGTGAGCGATTCGGGATGTCGAGCTTCACGGGACTCGCGGACGGGCTGCGGCCGACGATCGCGTGGTACCGCGAGGCCTATCGCGACGGAGCTCAGCATGCCGGGGCCTGAGCGCGACATCGTCATCGGGGCGGACGGCTTCCTCGGGCGCAACCTCGTCCCGCGGCTCCGGGCCGAGGGCCGCGAGGTCGTCGAGATCGGTCGGGCGGCGGGTGACCTCTCCGAGTGGGCGAATGTCGAGCGGGCGCTGCGCGCGGCGCCGCCGGCCGGCCGGATCTTCCACGTGGTGACCCGCCAGCGGACCGGCGCGGTGCAGTACGACATCCAGGGCGAACTCCTGGCAATCAACGCCCGGGTCCACCTAAACGTCCTCGAGGCGTGGCGCCTGTTCCAGCCGCAGGCCAAGCTCGTCTCCACGGGCTCGTCCTGCACCTATCCGGAATCGCCGGAGCCGCTCCCCGAGGCCCGGTTCGGGCAGGGACCCACGCACCCCTCGGTGATCGGCTACGGGCTCGCCAAGCAGGTCCTGGCAACAGGCTCGGCGGCCTACGCGCACCAGTACGGCCTGAGCTTCCTGCACTGCGTGCTGGCGACCCTGTACGGGCCGCACGACAACAAGGCCTCCGACCGCAGCCACTTCGTCGGCGCCCTGCTCGACAGGGCCGTGCGGGAGAAGGCGGCGGGCGCATTACAATTTGAAGTATGGGGCAACCCGCGGACTGTCCGCGAAATACTCCACGTTGAAGACCAGATAAAAGCGATCCTGGCGGCAGAACGGCAGTTCAATAATGAAATACTAAACTGCGCCGCGAACAAGCCCATCACTGTTGGAGAGGTAGCACGGACGGCGCTGGCTGCTTTGAAGTGGAAAGTCCCAATAAAGACTTCGCTTGATAGTTTCCAGGGGGCGGCCACTAAGGTGATAGATTCATCCCGCTTTTTGAACAAAACGGGATGGCGACCGAAAATCGATCTGAAATCTGGACTTCGACAACTGTTAGCGAGGGAGTATCAAATATGACGGATTATGACCGTTGGGAAAACCCCTATAATAGTAGCTAATCGAGTTCCAAGAACTAAAATAATGAGCTTGATCGTCACCGAAGACTGGTACTATTAAAAGACTTGGCAGCTCCCATCGACGAAAATGTACGCGGACAGCGATCCCGCCTCAACGGACGCGGTTGCAACAACCCCGGAAAAATGCCACCTCGTCGCACCCGAATCCTATGGCAAAGCGTGGGCGAGGTCAGACGTCCCAATGTCCGCCCATTGAGTTAGTATTTACGACTTCACACAGCTTAGTCAATTATCAAGAAGCGCGAGCGAGCAGATGCAAGACATCACTATGGTAGAAACGGATTTCGACCGCGACGAGCCTGCTGCGCTATTCGAATGGACGGTAGTAGAACCGTTGTTTCAATTGCCTCATAGTTTGGTCCCGACAGCTTGGGCCGGTCATATACCATTTTTATTTTCGCTAATCAAGATCGACCGTCCAAGGACATTCGTCGAGCTCGGCGTCTTTAATGGCGCTAGCATGATTGCAGCATGCAGTGCGGCCGGGAACTACAATACCGACACGGTTTGTTATGGCATTGATACATGGCAGGGGGATGAGCATGCCGGCCTATACGAGGGAGATAAAATCTATGCCGACCTAACAAAGACTTTGGCGGAGATTTATCCACCCGCGCGCTTGCTCCGCGGCACCTTTGAAAGCCAATTAGGTCGGTTCAAAGATGGAACAATCGACCTTTTACATATTGACGGGCTGCATACGTATAGCGCGGTAAAACAAGATTTTGATAGCTGGCTGCCTAAAATGTCAGACCGGGGGATTGTACTATTCCACGACACATGCGTGCGTGAGCGCGAGTTTGGGGTTTGGAAATTATGGGAAGAATTGAGCGTCCAATATCCCTCAATGGAATTTTATCATAGTTTTGGACTAGGTGTTCTTTTTGTTGGAAATAAACTCAGTCAAACCACGAAAAGATTGGTTGATTTGTGGACTAATAACGATTCTTTTCGAGAGTTTTTTCGATGCACCTGTGAGCATGTCGGGGCAATACTGCCAAACCGAGTGCAGGATCGCGTAAATACCGAATTGTTACATGAAGCCAGGGCGCAGATCGCTCGCGAGCAAGCTCATCAAATATGGCTGAACCGCAACTGGCTGCATGCTCAGGAAGAAGCCGAGTGTGAACGGAACAACTCCAAGAAGGAAATTGAACGCATAAATAGTCACGCCTACGACAATCAAATTTCTCTTTGGCGTGAGATCAGGAAAACACGCCAAGTCAACGCCAGAAGAGCAATTGCTGTCGCAAATAAAAACAGCCCCTTCCTCATAAATCTACCAAGAAGGCGGCAGTCAAAGCACTCGGATGCCCCCCTTATTGTAAGTCAAACAGGTCTTTTTGACGAAAGTTTTTACAAAAATGAATACTCGGATGTACGCGACAGCGGCGTCAACGCACTCGAGCACTTCATTCAACATGGCGTCAGGGAAGGCAGGTGGCCGAACGAATTTTTCGATACAATATGGTACATCTCAGAATACATGAATTATGACAACGTCGGAATGAATCCATTAATTCATTACTGCAACGAATGGAAGGGAATGAATGTCAATCCGAATCCATACTTCTCAGTGCGTTCGTATCTCGAATGGAATCCTGACGTCGCAGCCTCGGGTGAAGAGCCGTGCCAACATTTTCTGCGGCTGGGAGGTCGAGAAGGACGCATGACGGATTTCTCGACACCTTTCTATACCATAAGGCCAGAAGCCTTGGATCAAATGAACAAAGTTGAAGCGCTTCGTCATGCGCTAAAGGTGGACCGAAATATCGATAGGACGATCGAAAATAAGATAAGCAGGAGCTGACGTTGATCGTGCCGAAGCCTTTCCCAAGCGCCAGTAAGGCGCGAAAGCCAAAAGTGGCTTGTCTTGGGCATGACATCTATTTTGAGAATCACTACTGCGAAAAGTCGACTGAGAAATACGATGTCGGGTGGTTTTCTTTTGATCACTTTTCCGGTAGTTATTATAAAGAACTCACGAAGTTTCGCCCAGATGTTACACTCGTA from Methylobacterium oryzae includes the following:
- a CDS encoding NUDIX hydrolase, coding for MKDRWLGLRADDCVTPSGHIVDPYYVLETPHIALVLGIDAADQVILVRQYRHAHGGPSLELPGGAIDPADPDILAAAEREMREETGYIFADAEHVVTLNADPARYANRMHLVRARVTAAGPAQPDPGEDIAVVRVPRAEALKLAQSGAIVGAVHAAMILIGLSGTG
- a CDS encoding HAD-IIIA family hydrolase, encoding MTEPEWKGGGPVRQAMILCGGFGTRLGALTSAMPKPLLPVSGEPFLDVLLFELGRHGITEIVLLASFHSEKIRAYAADNLVARRFGMTLRVSVEPEQAGTGGAVMHALPEAHATFLLLNGDSWFDVNLLSLAAMAARHPDAAMVLSLRRVADAARYGVALLDGVRITAFLERPPEPGPGLVNAGVYLVRRDALTDLPPACSLERDVLPALVAEGRVVGEAHDGYFLDIGVPESYARAQEEIPARRRRPAAFLDRDGVLNHDHGHVGSVDRFQWMAGARDAVRALNDAGYFVFVVTNQAGVARGFYTEADVARLTAWMRDDLREAGAHIDDLRYCPYHPDGTVEAYRAVHGWRKPEPGMILDLMAHWDIDRVRSFLVGDQETDLAAGRAAGLAVHHFRSHDLLAFLREVALTG
- a CDS encoding DUF4214 domain-containing protein → MVSLTIALSERVAETRRLGHLVAVDEIEAIGNVASFLRQNLDEWPPELSRAICDVITSSPRGRGRSLLLVEYIQSGAFDQQQSGKHTMPFVMDLYRIVLGRDAEDDALRHWSAQLNAGKISRRQLLGTIISSEEFRASLN
- a CDS encoding NAD-dependent epimerase/dehydratase family protein — translated: MRILITGGAGYIGTILVPMLLERGHHVTVLDTFKSGAPDLFSACQYDTFEPIKGDARDTRILDELIPKHDVLIPLAALVGAPLCKEDAIGATTLNRDAVLALAQRAGGEQRIVYPTTNSGYGVGEAGKFCTEDSPLRPISLYGTTKVEAEKAVLDSGRGVSLRLATVFGMAPRMRLDLLVNDFTHRAVTDRALLVFEGHFKRNYIHIRDVAKGFIHAMDNFDRMRGEAYNLGLSSANLSKLELCERIKAHVPNFVYVEAPIGEDPDKRDYIVSNEKLEATGWFPDFDLDRGIKELIKGFRMIRNSRFANV
- a CDS encoding phosphomannomutase, which codes for MSSLRFGTSGLRGLVTDLVGGPAYAYASAFFRSMSGEAPRAVVIGRDLRDSSPSIAATVADAAAATGFTAIECGALPTPALALEAMRRGAWAVMITGSHIPEDRNGLKFYRPDGEITKADEAAILAALDRGAHAGVSAERTPATPEPRALARYQHRYIDAFPSEMLACLRIAVYQQSSVARDLLADLLTGFGAQVTTIGRSETFVPIDTEAHRPEDIAFIRDAMASGDFDALVTTDGDADRPLIADEVGRIVRGDVLGLITARFLGADAVVVPVTAGSALERSGGFRQVLRTRVGSPYVIAGMEQARRSGAAIVAGFEANGGFLLGSDIARDGRPLPALPTRDAMLPILATLAATRAAGTSLADLVTSLDAGEMASDRLPNTPSERSSAFLGRLREEAFRVSFLRPIGAPESIDEQDGIRIELDGGRTIHFRASGNAPELRCYVEAKSGTEAQDLVRWGLAAAATAMAEAI
- a CDS encoding GHMP kinase gives rise to the protein MLTVTRTPLRISLFGGGTDYPEYFERAPGAVVGAAIDKYIIIAALDLIGCQDYNYRLSYSRVEHCGHIDEIEHPVVREVLKYFDVNRRLDMSIISDLPAAGSGLGSSSAFTVGFLRTIYAIQNQKPTKIELAKKAIHVEREILRENVGVQDQLHAAFGGINRFDFSGSAIRISPVQMSSAAIQQLNASMVLVHTGIARRATTTVAAQIAVTRARAIDKELSELYRLVEECVSLLEAGTSGWLAQLGEMLSASWLIKRTLSREVSNAVLDDLFEAITASGAYGAKLCGAGGGGFFLALIDPDRLPALIERVAPLSVVPIGIDVDGSTLIYRQTR
- a CDS encoding D-sedoheptulose 7-phosphate isomerase; this encodes MSAIVDFLTRTRDTFQAALDDSRFHATLAETADLVTASLRGGGKLLTIGNGGSAADAQHIAGEFVSRLYYDRAPAAAVALTTDTSVITAIGNDYGYEHVFERQVLALGRPGDVLLALSTSGRSPSVLKAMDAARGLGLRVVAFTGATGGAMPERADVCLHAPSDATPLIQQIHITAAHIVCGLVEESLFPRGTAA
- a CDS encoding NAD-dependent epimerase/dehydratase family protein; amino-acid sequence: MPETVVVVGATGFVGRNLVAHLADRVPRLIAVSPSGRAVPGAHEAARFDALEALSVPADAIVVNVAAQRYDADKFETAQSDLLTGNAEIANRLYRFCLTKGIREVRAASSVAVYPAALDPLDDAQAVDLNAPPNRNEAFYAWSKRWSEVIADLHAERYGIHTISFRLSNPYGPHDSTDPRKAHVLPAFVMRALAPGERFEIKGNPLVERDFIYVGDVVDVFARSLEMRETSDALNLCRGETMTLLDLARTILEVAGENRPVHAPDTATHGVLARRSTNQRLRERFGMSSFTGLADGLRPTIAWYREAYRDGAQHAGA
- a CDS encoding class I SAM-dependent methyltransferase, whose translation is MACRVCDGRDVELFLDLTDQPHCNRLIPPDLADRREPHFPLRAGFCHDCTLVQIDHTIPKESMFSDYPYVSGTTKTLVEHFRQTAARLVERYDLGPQDLVVDIGSNDGTWLRQYEPFGLRRCGVEPASNVVELARAAGVPTLNRFFNAETAEIVRAQDGPASLITAAGVFFHLEELHSVVKGIVTLLKPDGVFVVQAIYLGGMIENTAFDQIYHEHLCYYTLRSLEQLFARHGLEVFDVSVVPVHGGSLEAHVGFPGAHPVSDAVKRMRADEEARGYGKFETYVGFAENVRRLQAALLDLLERMHAEGKTVHAYGAPAKGATLLNAFGIGPRLVQYAAEKNPLKFGRLIPGARIPIVEEGSVPAPDAYLVLAWNFIDEFLARERRYLENGGAFIVPVPELKVITAADLPKAV
- a CDS encoding NAD-dependent epimerase/dehydratase family protein — translated: MPGPERDIVIGADGFLGRNLVPRLRAEGREVVEIGRAAGDLSEWANVERALRAAPPAGRIFHVVTRQRTGAVQYDIQGELLAINARVHLNVLEAWRLFQPQAKLVSTGSSCTYPESPEPLPEARFGQGPTHPSVIGYGLAKQVLATGSAAYAHQYGLSFLHCVLATLYGPHDNKASDRSHFVGALLDRAVREKAAGALQFEVWGNPRTVREILHVEDQIKAILAAERQFNNEILNCAANKPITVGEVARTALAALKWKVPIKTSLDSFQGAATKVIDSSRFLNKTGWRPKIDLKSGLRQLLAREYQI